The sequence gtacatttggacattaaatgctaaaaatgcaaaagatgcatatttttgtaattttcaatttttgtaaaacaaacttaattactaacaattgtagaattaaatcctacatgcaaaatgcgacatatttttgtattttttttattaatttaatcaaTAAACACGCACATACAAATacgaataattatccaaaaatgtcacaaaaattctcaaaattgcacaccaagaaaaatcattttattttgaatttttttgggagtaattctttcatagggcaaaaatcacgtgcttacaaggtctataatacatcttatccgagacaaatgtggtttgaagtgtgacaaactacccacaattttgtatgaagacaatgcaacatgcataacccaattgaagggaggattcataaaaggagatatgacaaagcacatttcaccaaagttattttttacacatgatcttcaaaagaatggtgatatcaatgtgcaacagattcgttcaagtgataatatggctgatttgttcaccaaatctctaccgacgtcagccttcaagaaactagtgtacaagattgggatgcgaaggctcaaggatgtgattTGATGCTCTCATTAAGGGGAGTTAATACACGTTGtgctcttttttccttacaaggttttgtcccactgggttttccttgcaagctttttaacgaggcaactaaaaggcgtatttctaaatatgtatactcttttcccttcactaggatttttttcatagggttttttctagtaaggttttaacgagacacattatttatggacatccaagggggagtattatgataaatatcatattatggTGAATGTCTAATCTTCTTCCATTATCTTCATCTcaaatgtttaatgacatatttaatgatatattttgtatgttcaattacatattccatgacatatttttttcactttttgtgcctatataaaggccttgtaatagatagaaaaacacacacaattgaagaagaaataagtctctttcttcctctctttctctctatatctcttagtttgtttttgcttattctatattgttattttgggttatattttataacagATACATTCTTTTAACATATTTCAACAATCCTCACAAGCACGTGCAGTACACGTGACCAAACAACAGTGAATCTCATCACAAAAAGCGGCATAACGCAAAACCCTAATCTCATATAACTAACAGTAGAAAGCTCGGCCACTTCCCTTTCCCCTTTTTCCCTTTGTTTCAGAGATCTTTGTATCAACAAAAATGGCGACAACAGGGAAGAAAACGAAGAAGACCCATGAGAGCATCAATAATAGGTTAGCTCTGGTAATGAAGAGTGGCAAGTACTCTCTCGGTTACAAGACCGTTCTCAAGACTCTCAGGAGCTCCAAAGGTtaccccctttttttctttttcttttttgtgtgtgGAAATTTTGTGTCATTTATTGTACGTAAATAAGACTAAAATATGATTGGGAATTTGCAGGGAAGTTGATATTGATATCTAACAACTGCCCACCATTGAGAAAGTCAGAGATTGAGTACTATGCTATGCTTGCTAAAGTTGGTGTTCATCATTTCAATGGAAGTGAGTCCCTTTTCATCTATTCTTTAATTTTAATTATCTTCCAGCATTTGGATTGATTTATTTAGGCATTAATTCTGTAAATTGTAGCTAATGGAAAATCTCAATTTTGTGTATTTTTCTAACTCCAAGCCTACTTGATATACTATAAATTTGTTGATATGTTTGAGTGGAGGTGCTGAGACCTCTTTTAGCTAATCATGTAGggaatttttgtttatttttaggaattttaaGTTTTTAATGATCTTAAAAGATGAGATCAGACAGTTCACTGAAATTTTATCTCTGTGAGATTGTCAAAATCAAAAGCTTTTCATTCAATTGATTTAAATTGGAATTGAGACTTTTACCTTTGTTTGCATTTATTTTGCGAAAAAATGAATCTTAGGTAAGTGCTCATTAGTTTATCTGCAACATAATGTTGGTGGGCTAGGGATGCTGAGCTCTATTAATCAGTGTTATGTTTATATAAATTAAACATATTTGTATTATCATCACCGTTTCCAGCCATATCTTTGTTTGAGGATTTATTGCATTTCTGTGTCATTTATTCGACTCATGGGTGTTTGCCTGACGCCTTTGTAttatgtggggggggggggtgtgtgTTTAAAAAAACAGTATTGAGGGCATTTTGTGATTTTGTTCTTCAACTAAAACAAGTAATTTCATGACTCCTTATATATTTGTTCTTTTCCCGTTGCAACTTTTTTGCGTGTAGACAATGTTGATCTTGGAACAGCATGTGGGAAGTATTTCCGTGTTTCATGCCTCAGCATCATTGACCCAGGTAAAGTGTGTTTGAGATCTTCAATTGTAGTTTTGTGAAATCTTATTGTGAGTCGAGTACTAAAGGGAAGCTCTCAGTTTGGCTTACTTGTGGTAATAATGTTGTTTCAGGTGATTCGGACATCATCAAGTCTCTGCCTGGTGATCACTAAGCGATATTCACCAGGGTTTTGTTAAACCATTTTAGTGAGTTGAGAAAATCTGTACTATCTTTTTATTCTTGTATTTCAGAGTTATACCAAGATTATAGAGGATGTTGGTATTATCTAGTTTTGTTGGTTTTATCATTTCTCCAGAAGTTTTGAGGCCAGGTACATTATGATTTATTCACAGATCAATTTCCCTTATACACATTTTGCTTTTCTAAATGAGTTCACTAGATTTTCTTGTTGTTAACTAACTGCATGTAGACCAACTCGTTTCATGCTCCTGTCATTCCATATCTATGTCTGTTTAGCTTCTTCGTTTGCCATTATTTGAGGTTCAGACTCAATAATGCGCGTACTATAGAGTAGTGACAGATTATCTTAGCTGTTAGATCAGTATTGTTTCTGTGAAATCTTCCCCTGTATACATGCAGTTAGTTAatacttgtgggattacactgggtttgttgttgttgccttCCCTCTGTACAAGGATTGAATCAAAGATCCAGAGCCAATCCAAAAcataccaagtaccaagaggtACTAACATTCTTGTCCATTGTCGAAACCTTCATGAACTTTTGTCATAAGCTTTTCAGGGTCATAGCCCATCGACCCTCATCTCCCATAGTCCTTTATATAACAAACAAAAAATGGTGGGGGTAGTAACAACAATAATACTTCATTAACTACGTTGTTAAGGTTTCGGAGATCTTACTTAACTCATGAAAATCTCTGCTCTGTAATTCCTACATCTAGTAGTATCATCTGTTGGTAGTATTCAAGTCATGTTTGGTGCAAAAGCTAATAAAACTGTGTTCAAATTTAGTAGTAGTACCTttaatatgtttatttgttgGCTAAGGGAGAATACTAACCAAAGTGAAGCCCAGTATTGTGACTTACACAAACAACCCTTAAAGTGGATGGTCTTGAATTTTTGTCTCCGCTTGTTCCAAGGGCAGAACTTCAAGTTTAGCATGTTGCCTGTTGCATGCCCCGTGGGTAACACTTTTAACTTTTGACCTTGACGTTTCGTTCATGGGGCAAGCGGGGGTCAAAAGTTAAAAGACCACCCCCAAAAGTGTCATATTTCTGCATTTTCTTTATTTGGGTGGGACTTATTTTATGCCAATCCAAATCTAATGGGCGACTTCAGTAGTTCAGGACTTGATGGGCCCTCTTAGGTCCATTTGATTTTCACTGGGCTCTCTGGAAAAGGAGGGGAACTGGACCCAAATGGCTAATAGCTAACTTTCTATAATCATTTGGATTTGGAAAGTATTACATCCTTCAACTTTTGAATGGAACAAAGAAATCTATTGACTTGAATGTCAACAAGAAAAATCAGATGCTCAATGTTTGCAACAGTTCCAAAATTACATCTAAATTTTGATGTGAAGGAGAAATTATCCTTGTCTGCGGGAATGAAATTTAGCTAAAtcattgaaaaaagaagaagaggaagtatCAAGTATGGTAATTCCCTTTCAGTTAAAAAGAATAAGAATTGGAAGTTCATGCCTGTATTGTTTCCTTTAGCTTTCTTCTATACTTTTTATCCCGTTTTGCTTGATCAAACTTCTTCTTTCTATTGTTTCATTAGTCTCAAAAGTTTGATTGTAACTTAATTATTTGGTTCAAGGCATTGATTGAATTGCCGCAATTCTAAAATTCTATATTTTAAATAACAGATACTGTCTTTTAACTGATTGAATTCTTTCTacatatttcttgctttaattactttaaaatatatattatttttgtaaactATCAATAGTAAGTAATTATAGGTCtataaatatgattctaagggtgtgtttggtgtgaaaggaaaatattttttttggaaaatatcttccaattttttcatgtttgattgGCTAAATATTTTTAAACCTCCCCTTGCCCGATCCCCAACCCCCTACCCATCACCCCCTGCTGGCCAACCTCATCGCCACCACGACCCCTAGACCCCCACCTCCCATCGTCCTCTGCCCTTACCCATTTTGTCTTCCATAGTTTTTGCCTACATTATATATTTTTGATAATCTGCTACTTATCCAAAAATTAGCTTATAAGAAAACCacttatattttaataaaatataagaaaatcacttatttttcaataaaatatttttcgTCCTACCAAATACATCCTAAGTA is a genomic window of Nicotiana tabacum cultivar K326 chromosome 16, ASM71507v2, whole genome shotgun sequence containing:
- the LOC107759448 gene encoding large ribosomal subunit protein eL30, with amino-acid sequence MATTGKKTKKTHESINNRLALVMKSGKYSLGYKTVLKTLRSSKGKLILISNNCPPLRKSEIEYYAMLAKVGVHHFNGNNVDLGTACGKYFRVSCLSIIDPGDSDIIKSLPGDH